A stretch of Paludisphaera borealis DNA encodes these proteins:
- a CDS encoding sigma-54 interaction domain-containing protein has translation MTSFDPLLLDVWREVSRHTALDESLARMMSLLVERLPLGELMIRAIDAAGGFLETTVVESARGGRPAPLGDAKTVVAASDLERLLEWGRLGEPAMGDDRAFRKRFPGLAPEKATGHLLAAPLNAAEGEPAVLILAADPPRVFEPRHEALVRALIDPLTVAVENDNRLRELVMLREAVEAENRSLRSRLDRNDISGSIIGAETGLKEVMEQIDMVSLSDAPVLILGETGSGKEVVARAIHTRSRRSTGPFLRVNCGAIPSELVDSELFGHERGSFTGAVGERKGWFERADGGTLFLDECGELPPAAQVRLLRILQDGQFERVGGEKARHVDVRIIAATHRDLQAMTVDGRFRQDLWYRLAVFPIHLPPLRERLSDISALAAHFAIRAAGRLGVPQLLPTADDVGLLVQYSWPGNVRELAAVIERAAILGSGTGLDVARALGLPARGLAQSSAPPKLDAASPVSDGPLPTLDQAAARHIELALSQCGGRIEGPAGAAARLGVNPHTLRSRMRKLGVDWNKFRASLVPTPSRGL, from the coding sequence ATGACGAGCTTCGACCCTTTGCTTCTGGACGTCTGGCGCGAGGTCTCGCGGCATACGGCGCTCGACGAGTCGTTGGCCCGGATGATGTCGCTCCTGGTCGAGCGGCTCCCCCTGGGCGAGCTGATGATCCGGGCGATCGACGCGGCCGGCGGCTTTCTGGAGACGACGGTCGTGGAGTCGGCCCGTGGAGGCCGTCCCGCGCCCCTCGGCGACGCCAAGACGGTCGTCGCGGCGAGCGACCTGGAGCGGCTGCTGGAGTGGGGGCGACTCGGCGAGCCGGCCATGGGCGACGATCGGGCCTTCCGCAAGCGGTTCCCGGGGTTGGCGCCCGAGAAGGCCACGGGCCATCTCCTGGCCGCCCCCTTGAATGCGGCGGAAGGGGAGCCGGCGGTCCTGATCCTCGCGGCCGACCCGCCCAGGGTCTTCGAGCCCAGGCATGAGGCGCTGGTGCGCGCCCTGATCGACCCCTTGACCGTCGCGGTCGAGAACGACAACCGCCTCCGCGAGCTGGTCATGCTCCGCGAGGCGGTCGAGGCCGAGAACCGCTCGCTGCGGTCGCGGCTGGACCGGAACGACATCAGCGGCTCGATCATCGGCGCCGAGACCGGCCTGAAGGAGGTCATGGAGCAGATCGACATGGTCAGCCTCTCCGACGCCCCGGTGCTGATCCTGGGAGAGACCGGCTCGGGCAAGGAGGTCGTCGCCCGGGCGATCCACACCCGGTCGCGGCGGTCGACCGGCCCGTTCCTCCGCGTCAACTGCGGCGCGATCCCGTCGGAGCTGGTCGATTCCGAGCTGTTCGGCCACGAGCGCGGCAGCTTCACCGGGGCGGTCGGCGAGCGCAAGGGGTGGTTCGAGCGGGCCGACGGCGGCACGTTGTTCCTCGACGAGTGCGGCGAACTGCCGCCGGCGGCCCAGGTGCGGCTCCTCCGGATTCTTCAGGACGGCCAGTTCGAGCGCGTGGGGGGGGAGAAGGCGCGACACGTCGACGTCCGGATCATCGCCGCGACCCACCGCGACCTCCAGGCAATGACCGTCGACGGCCGGTTCCGGCAAGACCTCTGGTATCGCCTGGCGGTCTTCCCGATCCATCTGCCGCCGTTGCGCGAGCGGCTGTCGGACATTTCGGCGCTGGCGGCCCACTTCGCGATCCGCGCCGCCGGGCGGCTGGGCGTTCCGCAGCTCCTGCCGACGGCCGACGACGTCGGGCTCCTAGTCCAGTACTCCTGGCCGGGCAACGTCCGCGAGCTGGCCGCCGTGATCGAGCGGGCGGCCATCCTGGGGAGCGGCACGGGCCTCGACGTCGCCCGGGCGCTCGGCCTGCCCGCGCGTGGGCTCGCGCAGTCGTCCGCCCCGCCGAAGCTCGACGCCGCGTCCCCGGTCTCCGACGGCCCGTTGCCGACGCTCGACCAGGCCGCGGCCCGCCACATCGAGCTGGCCCTCAGCCAGTGCGGCGGCCGCATCGAAGGCCCCGCCGGCGCCGCCGCCCGCCTCGGCGTCAACCCTCACACCCTCCGCTCCCGCATGCGCAAGCTCGGCGTCGACTGGAACAAGTTCCGCGCCTCCCTCGTCCCAACCCCGTCCCGCGGCCTCTAA
- a CDS encoding TRAFs-binding domain-containing protein — translation MANQPLCFILMPFGKKPDATGRIVDFDAVYRELIVPAVTEAGLDVLRADAEMTGGIIHKPMFERLVLCEYAVADLTTANANVFYELGVRHAARPWSTVLLFAEGGRLPFDVAPLRAIPYRLSAEGKVEADDLPTARAALVDRLAAARRAAADVPLKDSPLYELLDDYPGLAHTKTDVFREQVRSSEERKAGIAAARGQGLDALRSVEASLGPLADTGSAVVIDLFLSYRAVSAWQPMVDLAGRMPRPLAETVMVQEQLGLALNRLGRGAEAEVVLKNLIEKRGPSSETYGILGRVYKDRWKAAVESGNRIKAVGLLNQAVETYLQGFEADWRDAYPGINAVTLMELKEPPDPRRQKLVPIVVYAVERRIAVGKPDYWDYATLLELAVLAKDQTAAEEAASNALARMRELWEGETTAGNLRLIRKTREKRGESLEWAVPLEQALDLAADVT, via the coding sequence ATGGCGAACCAACCCTTGTGTTTCATTCTGATGCCGTTCGGCAAGAAGCCGGACGCCACCGGCCGGATCGTCGACTTCGACGCGGTTTATCGCGAACTGATCGTCCCAGCGGTGACGGAAGCCGGCCTCGACGTCCTGCGGGCGGACGCGGAGATGACCGGCGGGATCATCCACAAGCCCATGTTCGAGCGGCTGGTCCTGTGCGAATACGCGGTCGCCGACCTGACCACGGCCAACGCCAACGTGTTCTACGAGTTGGGAGTCCGGCACGCCGCGCGGCCGTGGAGCACCGTCCTGCTGTTCGCCGAGGGGGGCCGACTTCCGTTCGACGTCGCCCCCTTGCGGGCCATCCCGTATCGGTTGTCCGCCGAGGGCAAGGTCGAAGCCGACGACCTGCCGACGGCGCGCGCTGCCCTGGTCGACCGGCTGGCGGCCGCGCGCCGGGCCGCGGCCGACGTGCCGCTCAAGGACAGCCCGCTGTACGAGCTGCTCGACGACTACCCTGGCCTCGCCCACACCAAGACCGACGTCTTCCGGGAGCAGGTCCGATCCTCCGAGGAGCGGAAGGCCGGGATCGCCGCCGCCCGTGGGCAGGGGCTGGACGCGCTCCGGAGCGTGGAAGCATCCCTCGGTCCGCTCGCCGACACGGGCTCCGCCGTGGTGATCGACCTCTTCCTCTCCTACCGGGCGGTCAGCGCCTGGCAGCCCATGGTGGATCTGGCCGGTCGGATGCCCCGGCCGCTCGCCGAGACCGTCATGGTTCAAGAACAGCTCGGGCTGGCGCTCAACCGCCTGGGCCGGGGAGCCGAGGCCGAGGTCGTACTAAAGAACCTTATCGAGAAACGCGGCCCGAGCAGCGAGACCTACGGCATCCTGGGTCGGGTGTACAAGGATCGATGGAAGGCGGCCGTCGAGTCGGGCAATAGGATCAAAGCCGTCGGCCTGCTGAATCAGGCCGTCGAGACTTACCTCCAGGGCTTCGAGGCCGACTGGCGAGACGCGTATCCCGGAATCAACGCGGTCACGCTGATGGAGTTGAAGGAGCCCCCGGACCCGCGGCGGCAAAAGCTGGTCCCGATCGTCGTCTATGCGGTCGAGCGACGGATCGCCGTCGGCAAGCCGGACTACTGGGATTACGCCACCCTCCTCGAACTCGCGGTGCTCGCCAAGGACCAGACCGCCGCCGAGGAAGCGGCCAGCAACGCCCTGGCCCGGATGAGGGAGCTTTGGGAGGGGGAGACGACCGCCGGAAACCTCCGCCTGATCCGCAAGACCCGCGAGAAGCGCGGTGAATCACTGGAGTGGGCGGTGCCGCTCGAACAGGCGCTGGACCTGGCCGCCGACGTGACCTGA
- a CDS encoding patatin-like phospholipase family protein: protein MPPDRTLEKIVAEARREKASRRYGRAAVLFAEAAETPEAKADADTRRSLLRQEAACTYLDDETPKATRVPEAIGLLVEPGPASQVAARIELAMALKGETAFGQARVLLAEARELIKQGGNPALQSLELKARQQHALCTYKDVDLPPGERFDEALSILGVEGLKTTVDPETLGIAGAVHKAMWKLDAQRAHLERSLHYYERGCRAGVATANGYPAINAAYILDLLASLEEDDLGPDDPSIVKRRTRAREIREQILATVPPIAAEKTKKQWWYAATLAEAEFGLGQFDQAAKRLEEAREASHVEDWEFEASARQLASLLHLLPEDGPSSEAARKAFSQAFGVDPKAAAILLAGKFGLALSGGGFRASLFHIGVLARLAELDVLRHIEVLSCVSGGSIIGAYYYLEVRQLFKKKAPKDVTRQDYIDIVERIAREFLAGVQTNVRMRMAGSLVENLRMIWRNLSRTERTGELFKENLYSRIDDDKVRVLKDLTITPPDWKQECRGPFQPKYHNWRLEAKVPILILNATTLNTGHNWQFTTSFMGESPLAVDPEVDGNNRLRRLYYNAAPTEELKQFQLGRAVAASACVPVLFEPIALSGLYPGKTVRLADGGVHDNQGIVGLLEQDCTVMLVSDASGHVGIENDPKSSSLGVAGRSNDLLMARVRGAQYRDLKSRLRSRVVRGLMFLHLRKDLDVDPVDWARCNDPSTLPPRRISTSYEIRKDVQEKLAAIRTDLDSFGEAEAFALMTSGYCMTNQVFPECVGKLVKTNLNQESWEFLQIRGLLTAPGSGSQADRDDLSRVLDVGRHQFFKYFYLHPKLMKAAGVARWLVPASALIALIALFYVLRAHPSYQSIIAGGMILALICLGVLRWLTKQPLLKLVQNIGIAVVGSPAAFVHLRYFDPRYLRRSTDYRKSIKPAASPPTGTTPTPIGPAPTARVSR from the coding sequence ATGCCCCCCGATCGGACCCTGGAAAAGATCGTCGCCGAGGCGAGGCGAGAGAAAGCATCAAGGAGGTACGGCCGGGCGGCGGTCCTCTTCGCGGAAGCCGCGGAGACCCCGGAAGCGAAAGCCGACGCCGATACGCGGAGGTCGCTGTTGCGCCAGGAGGCGGCGTGCACGTATCTGGACGACGAGACCCCCAAGGCGACGCGGGTGCCCGAGGCCATTGGGCTCCTCGTCGAGCCGGGCCCCGCGTCCCAGGTCGCCGCCCGGATCGAGCTGGCGATGGCGCTCAAGGGCGAGACCGCCTTCGGCCAGGCCCGGGTGCTGCTGGCCGAAGCCCGCGAGCTGATCAAACAGGGGGGGAATCCCGCCCTGCAGTCCCTCGAACTCAAGGCGAGGCAGCAGCACGCGCTCTGCACATATAAGGACGTCGACCTGCCGCCGGGCGAGCGGTTTGACGAGGCGTTGAGCATCCTCGGAGTCGAGGGCCTGAAGACGACCGTGGACCCGGAGACGCTCGGCATCGCGGGCGCCGTGCACAAGGCGATGTGGAAGCTCGACGCCCAGCGCGCCCACCTGGAACGATCGCTCCACTATTACGAGCGCGGCTGCCGCGCGGGGGTCGCCACGGCCAACGGCTACCCGGCCATCAACGCCGCCTACATCCTCGACCTGCTCGCCTCGCTCGAGGAGGACGACCTCGGGCCGGACGATCCATCCATCGTGAAGCGACGGACACGCGCCCGGGAGATCCGCGAGCAGATCCTCGCGACCGTGCCCCCGATCGCCGCCGAGAAGACCAAGAAGCAATGGTGGTACGCCGCGACGCTCGCCGAGGCGGAGTTCGGGCTGGGCCAATTCGACCAGGCGGCCAAGCGGCTTGAGGAAGCCCGCGAGGCGAGTCACGTGGAGGACTGGGAGTTCGAAGCCTCGGCCCGACAACTGGCGTCCTTGCTCCATCTGCTCCCCGAGGACGGCCCGTCCAGCGAGGCGGCTCGGAAGGCTTTCTCCCAGGCCTTCGGCGTCGATCCCAAAGCCGCCGCCATCCTCCTCGCCGGCAAGTTCGGCCTGGCGCTTTCCGGGGGCGGGTTCCGCGCGTCGCTGTTCCACATCGGCGTCCTCGCCCGCCTGGCCGAACTGGACGTGCTCCGTCACATCGAGGTCCTCTCGTGCGTCTCGGGCGGGTCGATCATCGGGGCTTACTACTACCTGGAAGTCCGACAGCTCTTCAAGAAGAAGGCCCCCAAGGACGTCACCCGTCAGGATTACATCGACATCGTCGAGCGGATCGCGCGGGAGTTCCTCGCGGGCGTTCAGACCAACGTCCGGATGCGCATGGCGGGGAGCCTCGTCGAAAACCTGCGGATGATCTGGCGCAACCTCTCGCGCACTGAGCGGACGGGAGAACTCTTCAAAGAGAATCTTTACTCACGTATCGATGACGACAAGGTGCGCGTTCTGAAGGATCTGACGATCACGCCCCCAGATTGGAAGCAGGAATGCCGGGGGCCGTTCCAGCCGAAGTACCACAACTGGCGCCTTGAGGCGAAGGTCCCGATCCTGATCCTCAACGCGACGACGCTCAACACGGGGCACAACTGGCAGTTCACGACCTCGTTCATGGGCGAATCCCCGCTGGCCGTCGATCCCGAGGTGGATGGCAACAACAGGCTGCGACGGCTTTACTACAACGCCGCCCCGACCGAGGAGCTGAAGCAGTTTCAGCTCGGCAGGGCGGTGGCGGCGTCGGCCTGCGTGCCGGTCCTCTTCGAGCCGATCGCCTTGAGCGGGCTCTACCCGGGCAAGACGGTGAGGCTCGCCGACGGCGGCGTCCACGACAACCAGGGGATCGTGGGCCTGCTGGAGCAGGACTGCACCGTCATGCTGGTCAGCGACGCCAGCGGACACGTCGGGATCGAGAACGACCCGAAATCGTCGTCGCTGGGGGTCGCCGGCCGGTCCAACGACCTCCTGATGGCCCGGGTGCGCGGGGCCCAGTACCGTGACCTGAAGTCGCGGCTCCGCTCACGCGTGGTCCGAGGCTTGATGTTCCTCCACCTGCGCAAGGATCTCGACGTCGATCCCGTCGACTGGGCGCGATGCAACGATCCCTCGACGCTCCCGCCGCGACGGATCTCGACGAGCTACGAGATCCGCAAGGACGTCCAGGAGAAACTGGCGGCGATCCGCACCGACCTCGATTCCTTCGGCGAAGCAGAGGCGTTCGCCCTGATGACGAGCGGCTACTGCATGACCAACCAGGTGTTCCCCGAATGCGTCGGGAAGCTGGTGAAGACGAACTTGAATCAGGAGTCCTGGGAATTCCTCCAGATCCGCGGCCTGCTGACGGCCCCCGGCTCAGGTTCCCAGGCCGACCGCGACGACCTGTCGCGGGTCCTCGACGTCGGCCGGCACCAGTTCTTCAAGTATTTCTACTTGCATCCGAAGTTGATGAAAGCAGCGGGTGTCGCGCGCTGGCTCGTGCCGGCTTCGGCCTTGATCGCGCTGATCGCGCTGTTCTACGTCCTTCGGGCTCATCCCTCCTATCAGTCGATCATCGCCGGCGGGATGATCCTGGCGCTGATTTGTCTCGGCGTCCTGAGGTGGCTCACGAAGCAGCCCCTCCTCAAGCTGGTGCAAAACATCGGCATCGCCGTCGTCGGCTCGCCGGCGGCCTTCGTGCATCTGCGCTACTTCGACCCGCGGTATCTCAGGCGGAGCACCGACTATCGGAAGTCGATCAAGCCCGCGGCCTCGCCGCCGACCGGGACGACGCCGACGCCGATTGGACCGGCCCCGACCGCCCGGGTTTCGAGGTAG
- a CDS encoding cytochrome P450 family protein, whose translation MSIENPKPMEPSVVRFDLCSQAFKQDPFPTLAKMRAQGPLIRIRLPIIGAVWMATTYDAVNDLLRDHHRFIQNPAAAGNRFAAGLMRWLPRSLRPITTHMLIRDEPDHRRLRGLVERAFLRQNVDALRPRLEALADEALDRLAEQAARSPGGVDLLTEFARPFPLAVICELLGLPAEDRPKFTQWASGISKAGSLVGILFALPGISKLMRYLREEIQRQTEHPRDGLLSALMQAEEAGDRLTEDELLAMVFLLLLAGHETTLHQIAGSVLILLDHPEQLRELTADWSLAETAVQELLRYLSFAQVTKPRYAREDLEFQGQAIRRGQMLIACLASANSDPSRFENPDQLDLHREPNRHVAFGAGIHACLGAKLARAETEIALQRLFTRFPNLQLAVPRSQIRFTKRIGARGLVQLPVRW comes from the coding sequence ATGAGCATCGAAAACCCGAAGCCGATGGAGCCGTCCGTCGTTCGATTCGATCTCTGCTCGCAAGCGTTCAAGCAAGATCCGTTTCCGACGCTCGCGAAGATGCGCGCGCAGGGGCCGTTGATCCGCATTCGGCTGCCGATAATCGGCGCGGTCTGGATGGCGACGACCTATGATGCGGTGAACGACCTCTTGCGCGATCACCATCGGTTCATCCAGAATCCCGCCGCGGCCGGCAACCGTTTCGCGGCCGGCCTTATGCGATGGCTGCCGCGGTCGTTGCGACCCATCACCACGCACATGCTCATCCGCGACGAGCCGGATCACCGCCGGCTCCGCGGCCTCGTCGAGCGGGCGTTCCTGCGGCAGAACGTCGACGCCCTCCGCCCCCGGCTCGAAGCGCTCGCCGACGAGGCGCTCGATCGGCTCGCCGAGCAAGCCGCCCGCTCGCCCGGCGGCGTTGATCTCCTTACGGAGTTCGCACGTCCCTTCCCGCTCGCGGTGATCTGCGAGTTGCTCGGCCTTCCCGCCGAAGACCGGCCGAAGTTCACCCAATGGGCCTCGGGCATCAGCAAAGCCGGCTCGTTGGTGGGGATTCTCTTCGCACTTCCAGGCATAAGCAAACTGATGCGCTACCTTCGCGAGGAGATCCAGCGGCAGACCGAGCACCCGCGCGACGGCCTGCTCTCGGCCCTGATGCAGGCGGAAGAGGCCGGCGACCGCCTCACCGAAGACGAGTTGCTGGCGATGGTCTTTCTGCTCCTGCTGGCGGGACACGAGACGACGCTCCACCAGATCGCCGGCAGTGTGCTGATCCTCCTCGACCACCCGGAGCAACTCCGCGAGCTGACCGCCGACTGGTCCCTTGCCGAGACCGCCGTGCAAGAGTTGCTCCGATACCTCTCGTTCGCCCAGGTCACGAAACCGCGATACGCCCGCGAGGACCTCGAATTCCAGGGCCAGGCGATCCGCCGCGGCCAGATGCTCATCGCCTGCCTCGCCTCCGCCAACAGCGATCCCAGCCGCTTCGAAAACCCCGACCAGCTCGACCTCCACCGCGAGCCCAACCGCCACGTCGCCTTCGGCGCGGGCATCCATGCCTGCCTCGGCGCAAAGCTCGCGCGAGCCGAGACCGAGATCGCCCTCCAGCGCCTGTTCACCCGCTTCCCGAACCTCCAGCTCGCCGTCCCCCGCTCCCAGATCCGGTTCACCAAACGCATCGGAGCGCGAGGCCTCGTCCAACTGCCAGTCAGGTGGTAG
- a CDS encoding YciI family protein: MRFMMLMIPKGYESAAPGAMPPAEKVATMMKYNESLQKAGVLLALNGLHPPSMGTRVSFAGGKPKATDGPFSEAKEVVGGYWMIQVKSKEEAVEWASRCPASDNEVIEVRQVREFSDFPAEFQDAVAGLPEMQARAGQGGGA, from the coding sequence ATGCGATTCATGATGCTGATGATTCCCAAGGGGTACGAGTCGGCCGCGCCGGGCGCGATGCCGCCCGCCGAGAAGGTCGCGACGATGATGAAGTACAACGAGTCGCTCCAGAAGGCCGGCGTTCTGCTGGCGCTCAACGGCCTCCATCCGCCGTCGATGGGGACGCGGGTCTCGTTCGCCGGGGGCAAGCCCAAGGCGACCGACGGACCGTTCAGCGAGGCGAAGGAGGTCGTCGGCGGCTACTGGATGATCCAGGTGAAGTCGAAGGAGGAAGCCGTCGAATGGGCCTCGCGCTGCCCCGCCTCGGACAACGAAGTGATCGAGGTTCGCCAGGTCCGGGAGTTCTCGGACTTCCCCGCCGAATTCCAAGACGCCGTGGCCGGACTCCCCGAGATGCAGGCGCGGGCGGGTCAGGGCGGGGGGGCGTAA
- a CDS encoding YciI family protein, with translation MRFMVIIKANKDTEAGVMPSEQLLTEMGKFNEELVNAGVMLAGDGLHPSSKGARVKFSGDKTTVIDGPFTETKELIAGFWMWNVKSKEEAIEWVRRCPNPTGEESEIEIRQVFEASDFGDEFTPELREQEDRIRAKAAQQNS, from the coding sequence ATGCGATTCATGGTGATCATCAAGGCCAACAAGGACACGGAAGCGGGCGTCATGCCGAGCGAGCAGCTCCTGACCGAGATGGGCAAGTTCAACGAAGAGCTGGTGAACGCCGGCGTGATGCTCGCGGGCGATGGGCTCCACCCGAGTTCGAAAGGCGCCCGCGTCAAGTTCTCGGGCGACAAGACGACCGTGATCGACGGCCCGTTCACCGAGACCAAGGAGCTGATCGCCGGCTTCTGGATGTGGAACGTGAAGTCGAAGGAAGAGGCGATCGAGTGGGTCAGGCGCTGTCCGAACCCCACCGGCGAGGAGTCCGAGATCGAGATCCGCCAGGTGTTCGAGGCGTCGGACTTCGGCGACGAGTTCACCCCCGAGCTGCGCGAGCAAGAGGACCGCATTCGCGCCAAGGCGGCCCAGCAGAACTCGTAG
- a CDS encoding YciI family protein, with the protein MGLLKADKHSEAGAPPSMEMMQRMGTFVEEITKAGVMLSTDGLTPTSKGKRVRLSDGKVTVTDGPFTESKELIASYALFQVKTMDEAVKWTTRFLEVLGEGECELRPLFEASDFSPEETKR; encoded by the coding sequence ATGGGACTGCTCAAGGCCGACAAACACTCCGAAGCGGGCGCTCCTCCGAGCATGGAGATGATGCAGCGGATGGGGACGTTCGTCGAGGAGATCACCAAGGCCGGCGTGATGCTCTCGACAGACGGGCTCACGCCGACCTCGAAGGGGAAGCGCGTCCGGCTTTCGGACGGCAAGGTCACCGTGACCGACGGGCCGTTCACCGAGTCGAAGGAGCTGATCGCCTCCTACGCGCTGTTCCAGGTCAAGACGATGGACGAAGCGGTCAAGTGGACCACGCGGTTCCTCGAAGTGCTGGGCGAAGGCGAATGCGAGCTGCGCCCGCTGTTCGAGGCGTCGGACTTCTCGCCCGAGGAGACGAAGCGGTGA
- a CDS encoding RNA polymerase sigma factor: MTASDIHRTIDAVWRIESARLIAGLARIVRDVGVAEDLAHDALVAALQQWPESGVPNNPGAWLMAAAKHRAIDHVRRNKLLERKHEEIGRSLTSQPDDAVADLDAALDDDVGDDLLRLIFTACHPVLSTEARLALTLRLLGGLTTDEIARAFLVSEPTIAQRIVRAKRTLADKGVPFEVPRGAELADRLASVLEAVYLVFNEGYTATAGDDWMRPALCEEALRLGRILAGLVPDEPEVHGLVALMEIQASRSRARVGPSGEPILLLDQNRARWDQLLIRRGLDALARAEGLGDLGPYALQASIAACHARALVAEDTDWARIAGLYADLARLTPSPVVELNRAVAVAMAFGPRAGLDLVDALASEPSLRDYHLLPTVRGDFLAKLGRFAEARPEFERAAGLTRNARERALLLDRARACEDG; the protein is encoded by the coding sequence ATGACGGCTTCCGACATCCATCGCACGATCGACGCGGTCTGGAGGATCGAATCGGCCCGGCTCATCGCCGGCCTGGCGCGGATCGTCCGCGACGTCGGCGTCGCCGAGGACCTGGCGCACGACGCCCTCGTCGCCGCGCTCCAGCAATGGCCCGAGTCGGGCGTCCCGAACAACCCGGGCGCCTGGCTCATGGCCGCGGCGAAGCACCGGGCGATCGACCATGTGCGGCGGAACAAGCTGCTCGAACGCAAACATGAAGAAATCGGCCGAAGTCTGACGTCCCAACCCGATGACGCCGTCGCGGATCTCGACGCGGCCCTCGACGACGACGTCGGCGACGACCTGCTGCGGCTGATCTTCACGGCCTGCCACCCGGTCCTCTCGACCGAGGCGCGGCTGGCCCTCACGCTCCGCCTGCTCGGGGGTCTGACGACCGACGAGATCGCGCGGGCGTTCCTCGTCTCGGAGCCGACGATCGCCCAGCGGATCGTCCGGGCCAAGCGGACCCTCGCCGACAAGGGGGTCCCCTTCGAGGTCCCCCGGGGCGCCGAGCTGGCCGACCGCCTGGCGTCGGTTCTCGAGGCCGTCTACCTCGTCTTCAACGAGGGCTACACGGCGACGGCCGGCGACGACTGGATGCGGCCGGCGCTCTGCGAGGAGGCCCTGCGGCTCGGTCGCATCCTCGCCGGGCTGGTCCCAGACGAGCCCGAGGTCCACGGCCTGGTCGCGCTCATGGAGATCCAGGCGTCGCGGTCGAGGGCCCGGGTGGGACCGTCGGGCGAGCCGATCCTGCTGCTCGACCAGAACCGCGCCCGCTGGGATCAGCTCCTGATCCGTCGCGGCCTCGACGCCCTCGCGCGGGCCGAGGGGCTCGGCGATCTCGGCCCCTACGCGCTCCAGGCGTCGATCGCCGCCTGCCACGCCCGGGCCCTCGTCGCCGAGGACACCGACTGGGCCAGGATCGCGGGCCTCTACGCGGATCTGGCCCGACTGACGCCGTCGCCCGTCGTCGAGCTGAACCGGGCCGTGGCGGTCGCGATGGCCTTCGGGCCGCGGGCCGGCCTCGATCTCGTCGACGCCCTGGCCTCGGAGCCGTCGCTCCGGGACTACCACCTGCTGCCGACCGTCCGCGGCGACTTCCTCGCCAAGCTCGGCCGCTTCGCCGAAGCCCGCCCGGAGTTCGAGCGAGCGGCCGGGCTCACCCGCAACGCCCGCGAGCGGGCGCTGCTGCTTGACCGAGCCAGGGCCTGCGAGGACGGCTAA
- a CDS encoding MoaD/ThiS family protein, with translation MIRVVLPTHLRTLARVAGEVVLDVEGPATQGSVLDALEAVHPVLRGTIRDHVTHRRRPFVRFFACEEDLSHEPPDAPLPQAVASGAEPFLVVGAMAGG, from the coding sequence ATGATCCGCGTGGTGCTGCCGACCCATCTGCGGACGCTTGCGCGAGTCGCCGGCGAGGTGGTGCTGGACGTCGAGGGGCCGGCCACGCAAGGCTCGGTCCTCGACGCGCTCGAAGCCGTCCACCCGGTCCTGCGCGGGACGATCCGCGATCACGTTACGCATCGGCGTCGTCCATTCGTGAGGTTCTTCGCATGCGAGGAGGACCTGTCCCACGAGCCGCCCGACGCCCCCCTGCCCCAGGCCGTTGCGTCCGGGGCCGAGCCGTTCCTGGTCGTCGGCGCCATGGCCGGCGGTTAG